The Meles meles chromosome 6, mMelMel3.1 paternal haplotype, whole genome shotgun sequence genome has a window encoding:
- the RSL24D1 gene encoding probable ribosome biogenesis protein RLP24, whose translation MRIEKCYFCSGPIYPGHGMMFVRNDCKVFRFCKSKCHKNFKKKRNPRKVRWTKAFRKAAGKELTVDNSFEFEKRRNEPVKYQRELWNKTIDAMKRVEEIKQKRQAKFIMNRLKKNKELQKVQDIKEVKQNIHLIRAPLAGKGKQLEEKMVQKLQQDVDMEDVS comes from the exons ATGCGTATTGAGAAGTGTTATTTCTGTTCAGGTCCTATTTACCCCGGCCACGGCATGATGTTTGTCCGCAACGATTGCAAG gtgttcagatTCTGTAAATCCAAGTgtcataaaaactttaaaaagaagcgGAATCCTCGCAAGGTCAGATGGACTAAAGCATTCCGTAAAGCAGCTGGTAAAGAGCTTACAGTG gataattcatttgaatttgaaaaacGTAGAAATGAACCTGTCAAATACCAGCGAGAGTTATGGAATAAAACTA TTGATGCAATGAAGAGAGTTGAAGAGATCAAACAGAAGCGCCAAGCTAAATTTATAATGAACAG attaaagaaaaataaggaattacAGAAAGTTCAGGACATCAAAGAAGTCAAGCAAAACATCCATCTTATTCGGGCCCCTCTTGCAG gcaaaggaaagCAGCTGGAAGAAAAAATGGTGCAGAAATTACAACAGGATGTGGACATGGAGGATGTTTCTTAA